One window of the Natronomonas marina genome contains the following:
- a CDS encoding thiolase family protein: MSTPVIVDAVRTPFGKRDGSFSDTHPQDLAAEPLEALRERNDFDPETIEDVIYGCVTPVDEQGLNIGRLAPMVAGWGDGVPGVQLNRMCGSGQQAVNFAAGQIAAGHHDVIIAGGVEHMTRVPMGSDGNSVTDTYFEHFDELTTQGEGAERIAEEYGFSREYLDELAAESQSRWGEAAEAGKYDDQVVPVETELDDDAVVVEEDEHPRPGTTVEKLSQLPPSFRSPENGFHHAGNSSGIVDGSGGLLVASEEAAEEHGWEPMARIVDTHVVGVDPVTMLKGPIPATNEILEQNDMTVDDIDRFEVNEAFAAVVAAWLEETGADWEKTNVWGGAIAHGHPLGATGSALVGKLPYQLEECDGRYGISTMCIGFGQGIATIVERL; encoded by the coding sequence ATGAGTACGCCAGTTATCGTCGACGCCGTTCGGACGCCGTTCGGCAAGCGTGACGGTTCGTTCAGCGACACGCACCCGCAGGACCTCGCCGCGGAACCGCTGGAGGCGCTCCGCGAACGGAACGACTTCGATCCCGAGACCATCGAGGACGTCATCTACGGCTGTGTCACCCCGGTCGACGAGCAGGGGCTCAACATCGGCCGGCTCGCCCCGATGGTGGCCGGCTGGGGCGACGGCGTCCCGGGCGTCCAGCTCAACCGGATGTGCGGCTCCGGCCAGCAGGCCGTCAACTTCGCCGCCGGACAGATCGCGGCCGGCCACCACGACGTCATCATCGCCGGCGGCGTCGAGCACATGACCCGCGTCCCGATGGGGTCGGACGGCAACAGCGTCACCGACACCTACTTCGAGCACTTCGACGAGCTGACGACCCAGGGCGAGGGCGCAGAGCGCATCGCCGAGGAGTACGGCTTCTCCCGTGAGTACCTCGACGAACTCGCCGCCGAGTCACAGTCGCGGTGGGGCGAGGCCGCCGAGGCCGGCAAGTACGACGACCAGGTCGTCCCCGTCGAGACCGAACTCGACGACGACGCCGTCGTCGTCGAGGAGGACGAACACCCCCGTCCCGGAACGACCGTCGAGAAGCTCTCGCAGCTACCGCCGTCGTTCCGGAGTCCGGAGAACGGCTTCCACCACGCCGGCAACTCCTCGGGCATCGTCGACGGCTCCGGCGGACTGCTCGTCGCAAGCGAGGAGGCCGCCGAGGAACACGGCTGGGAGCCGATGGCCCGCATCGTCGACACCCACGTCGTCGGCGTCGACCCCGTGACGATGCTGAAGGGTCCCATCCCGGCAACGAACGAGATTCTCGAGCAGAACGACATGACGGTCGACGACATCGACCGCTTCGAGGTCAACGAGGCGTTCGCGGCGGTCGTCGCCGCCTGGCTCGAGGAGACCGGCGCCGACTGGGAGAAGACCAACGTCTGGGGCGGCGCCATCGCCCACGGCCACCCGCTCGGCGCGACCGGGTCGGCGCTGGTCGGCAAGCTCCCCTACCAGCTCGAGGAGTGCGACGGCCGGTACGGCATCAGCACGATGTGCATCGGCTTCGGCCAGGGCATCGCAACCATCGTCGAGCGGCTGTAA
- a CDS encoding biotin--[acetyl-CoA-carboxylase] ligase: MQETRKRVLDALAEGPVGGPAIAEELDVSRAAVWKHVEALREAGFEIESREDGYVLVGTPEFGGAAVEFGLAAPFDVEYHEEIGSTNDRARELAGAGAEDVVVLADEQTGAKGRLDRAWASPSGGVWLSIVCRPDLPPAQVPIYTLAAAVATTEAVREVGVDAGIKWPNDVLVADDDGERKLAGILTEMEGEADRVSWVVVGIGLNANVDGEAVPDTATTIREQVGDVDRAALTRRLLERFDELRADTEAVLPAWRDLSSTLGRRVRVETPGGDVVGTAVDVEFPGSLVVETDEGEKRVSAGDCEHLRPV, from the coding sequence ATGCAGGAGACACGAAAGCGAGTGCTCGACGCGCTGGCCGAGGGACCGGTCGGTGGCCCGGCCATCGCCGAGGAACTCGACGTGTCCAGGGCGGCCGTCTGGAAGCACGTCGAGGCGCTGCGGGAGGCGGGCTTCGAGATAGAGAGCCGCGAGGACGGCTACGTCCTGGTGGGGACCCCGGAGTTCGGCGGCGCGGCCGTCGAGTTCGGCCTGGCGGCGCCCTTCGACGTCGAGTACCACGAGGAGATCGGCAGTACGAACGACCGCGCCCGCGAACTGGCCGGAGCGGGCGCCGAGGACGTCGTCGTGCTGGCCGACGAGCAGACCGGCGCGAAGGGCCGCCTCGACCGCGCGTGGGCCTCGCCGTCGGGCGGCGTCTGGCTCAGCATCGTCTGTCGGCCCGACCTCCCGCCCGCACAGGTGCCGATATACACGCTCGCGGCCGCCGTCGCCACGACCGAAGCCGTCCGCGAGGTCGGCGTCGACGCCGGAATCAAGTGGCCCAACGACGTCCTGGTCGCCGACGACGACGGCGAGCGGAAACTCGCCGGCATCCTCACCGAGATGGAGGGCGAGGCCGACCGCGTCTCGTGGGTGGTCGTCGGCATCGGTCTCAACGCCAACGTCGACGGCGAGGCGGTGCCCGACACCGCGACGACGATACGCGAGCAGGTCGGCGACGTCGACCGGGCGGCGCTGACCCGTCGCCTGCTGGAGCGGTTCGACGAGTTGCGCGCCGACACCGAGGCGGTGCTGCCGGCCTGGCGGGACCTCTCCTCGACGCTCGGGCGGCGCGTCCGCGTCGAGACGCCCGGCGGTGACGTCGTCGGGACGGCCGTCGACGTGGAGTTTCCCGGAAGCCTGGTCGTCGAGACGGACGAGGGAGAGAAACGCGTGTCAGCGGGCGACTGCGAGCACCTGCGGCCGGTCTGA
- a CDS encoding universal stress protein, with the protein MYKRILVPTDGSAGMTRVIDHASDLARAHGAELHFLYVVNTASFANLPMETSWESVTSMLREEGETALAAAEDRAVVDGVVTSITEGPPSREIVDYARENDCDLVVMGTHGRGGLNRLILGSVAERVVRASEVPVLTVRVGEDGRSREAPSDEQPTTADPSISEALE; encoded by the coding sequence ATGTACAAGCGAATCCTCGTTCCGACGGACGGTTCGGCGGGCATGACCCGGGTGATCGACCACGCGTCGGACCTCGCGCGGGCCCACGGAGCCGAGTTGCACTTCCTCTACGTCGTCAACACGGCCAGTTTCGCCAACCTGCCGATGGAGACGTCCTGGGAGAGCGTCACGTCGATGCTCCGCGAGGAGGGCGAGACGGCGCTGGCGGCCGCCGAGGACCGGGCGGTCGTCGACGGGGTCGTCACCTCGATAACGGAGGGGCCCCCCAGCCGCGAAATCGTCGACTATGCCCGCGAGAACGACTGCGACCTCGTCGTCATGGGCACCCACGGGCGGGGCGGGCTCAACCGCCTCATCCTCGGCAGCGTCGCCGAGCGCGTCGTCCGCGCCTCGGAGGTGCCCGTCCTGACCGTCCGCGTCGGCGAGGACGGCCGCTCGCGGGAGGCACCCTCCGACGAACAGCCCACCACCGCCGACCCCTCGATTTCGGAGGCGCTGGAGTAA
- a CDS encoding amidohydrolase family protein, giving the protein MELTGTVLAGPEYEPLEGRVVVEDGEIAAVEETETESTDIVCPAFVNAHTHVGDSIAKEAGRGLTLEELVGPPDGLKHRLLRETSREEKVEAMARSLSFMESAGTAAFLEFREGGVEGVEALDDAAAGLDVEPVVFGRETVDVLEVADGFGASGAHDDDFTAERVAAREAGKPFAIHAGEVGPDDIDPALDLDPAFLVHMVHAESMHLDRVADSDTPVVVCPRSNLVTGVGLPPVEALAERTTVALGTDNVFLNSPSMFREMEFAAKLFDVEAPEVLRMATAAGAEIAGLDCGVVEPGRPARLVVLDGDSDNLAGVRDPVRAVVRRAGVDDVKRVLLP; this is encoded by the coding sequence ATGGAACTCACCGGTACCGTGCTGGCCGGCCCGGAGTACGAGCCGCTGGAGGGCCGCGTCGTCGTCGAGGACGGCGAGATAGCGGCCGTCGAGGAGACCGAAACCGAGTCGACCGACATCGTCTGTCCGGCGTTCGTCAACGCCCACACGCACGTCGGCGACTCCATCGCCAAGGAGGCGGGTCGCGGTCTCACGCTGGAGGAACTGGTCGGGCCCCCCGACGGCCTGAAGCACCGCCTGCTCCGGGAGACCAGCCGCGAGGAGAAGGTCGAAGCGATGGCCCGCTCTTTGTCGTTCATGGAGTCGGCCGGGACCGCCGCCTTCCTCGAGTTCCGCGAGGGCGGCGTCGAGGGCGTCGAGGCGCTGGACGACGCCGCCGCGGGGCTGGACGTCGAACCCGTCGTCTTCGGTCGGGAGACGGTCGACGTCCTCGAGGTTGCCGACGGGTTCGGCGCCAGCGGCGCCCACGACGACGACTTCACGGCCGAACGCGTCGCCGCGCGGGAGGCCGGCAAGCCGTTCGCCATCCACGCCGGGGAGGTCGGTCCCGACGACATCGACCCGGCGCTGGATCTGGACCCGGCGTTTCTCGTCCACATGGTCCACGCCGAGTCGATGCACCTCGACCGGGTCGCCGACAGCGACACGCCGGTCGTCGTCTGCCCGCGGTCGAACCTCGTCACCGGCGTCGGCCTGCCGCCCGTCGAGGCGCTCGCGGAGCGGACGACGGTCGCGCTGGGGACGGACAACGTCTTCCTCAACAGTCCCTCGATGTTCCGCGAGATGGAGTTCGCGGCGAAACTGTTCGACGTCGAGGCCCCCGAGGTGCTCCGGATGGCGACGGCGGCCGGCGCCGAGATAGCGGGGCTGGACTGCGGCGTCGTCGAACCCGGACGGCCGGCCCGACTGGTCGTGCTGGACGGCGACTCCGACAACCTGGCCGGCGTCCGGGACCCAGTCCGGGCCGTCGTTCGACGGGCCGGCGTCGACGACGTAAAACGGGTCCTGCTGCCGTAA
- a CDS encoding HD domain-containing protein, translating to MATIKDSVHDHIAVEGVAEDLLDTPAVQRLRRIKQLGTAELVYPSANHTRFEHSLGVYHLATRALEHLGIGGQQAERVRAAAILHDIGHSPFSHNIEGLVARRTGRMHDEVGDLLESGEVARALALHDIDPGRVAGLVAGEGELGQLVSGELDVDRMDYLVRDAHHTGVPYGTIDTGRFVRALRFVGGDLVLAEGNVQTAESLLLARGLMNPVVYNHHVARISKAMLRRATETLLEASAATAEEVRRMDDRDLTVALRECAATAEFARALDTRDLYKRAVWAELADVPDDIVDADHETVREFERDIADHAGVDADDVILDVPSRPKMRESTSRVVVNGEVRKLGSQSTLVKALRRAGREQWRLGVYAPDPLTDRVGGAAENVLGLDLDALVVDVQQGINTTLDEF from the coding sequence ATGGCGACCATAAAGGACAGCGTTCACGACCACATCGCGGTCGAGGGGGTCGCCGAGGACCTGCTCGACACCCCGGCGGTCCAGCGACTCCGGCGCATCAAGCAACTCGGCACCGCCGAACTCGTCTACCCCAGCGCCAACCACACCCGCTTCGAGCACTCGCTGGGCGTCTACCACCTCGCGACGCGGGCCCTGGAGCATCTCGGCATCGGAGGCCAGCAGGCCGAGCGGGTCCGGGCCGCCGCCATCCTCCACGACATCGGTCACAGCCCGTTCAGCCACAACATCGAGGGGCTGGTCGCCCGCCGGACCGGCAGGATGCACGACGAGGTCGGCGACCTGCTGGAGAGCGGCGAGGTCGCACGCGCCCTGGCGCTGCACGACATCGACCCCGGCAGGGTCGCCGGCCTCGTCGCCGGCGAGGGCGAACTCGGCCAACTGGTCTCCGGCGAACTCGACGTCGACCGCATGGACTACCTGGTGCGGGACGCCCACCACACCGGCGTCCCCTACGGCACCATCGACACCGGACGGTTCGTCCGGGCGCTGCGGTTCGTGGGCGGCGACCTCGTGCTGGCGGAGGGCAACGTCCAGACCGCCGAGTCGCTGCTCTTGGCGCGCGGCCTGATGAACCCCGTCGTCTACAACCACCACGTCGCCCGCATCTCGAAGGCGATGCTGCGGCGGGCGACCGAGACGCTGCTGGAGGCGTCGGCGGCGACGGCCGAGGAGGTCCGCCGGATGGACGACCGCGATTTGACCGTCGCGCTCCGGGAGTGTGCGGCCACCGCCGAGTTCGCCCGCGCGCTGGACACCCGCGACCTCTACAAGCGGGCGGTGTGGGCCGAGTTGGCCGACGTGCCCGACGACATCGTCGACGCCGACCACGAGACGGTTCGGGAGTTCGAGCGCGACATCGCCGACCACGCCGGCGTCGACGCCGACGACGTCATCCTCGACGTCCCCTCCCGGCCGAAGATGCGCGAATCGACCAGCCGCGTCGTCGTCAACGGCGAGGTGCGGAAACTGGGCTCGCAGTCGACGCTCGTGAAGGCGCTGCGGCGGGCGGGCCGCGAGCAGTGGCGCCTCGGCGTCTACGCGCCCGACCCTCTCACAGATCGGGTCGGCGGCGCCGCCGAGAACGTCCTCGGACTCGACCTCGATGCGCTGGTCGTCGACGTCCAGCAGGGCATCAACACGACGCTGGACGAGTTTTGA
- a CDS encoding PAS domain S-box protein, with amino-acid sequence MGEELYRGIVEESPDIATIIDAEGTITYMSPSVRRTLGYEPEELVGEDGFELQHPDHRENVADAIAEVTTNPEETTIVETRFRRADGSWCWIESTLKNRLDDEDIGGILVSSRDISERKRQERRYQEVAREYETLLETVEDGIFFLDVESSEAGHTFRFERVNRAYEEQTGIDAEDMEGRTPVEVFGEDLGGELQSNYHRCAVAREPITYQEEVPVETGARFWQTNLAPVLTDGEVTRIVGITRNVTERVERERRLENQTERLEEFASVVSHDLRSPLTVAQGRTELLAEEYDSEHLPAIRQSLDRMAEIISDTLTLARQGEVVADTEPIALVNIVGSCWKGVSTDEATIEIEDEVTIHGDRSRLQNVFENLFRNAVEHGGPDVTVRVGRIGDRGIYVEDTGPGIPEGDRETVFEPGHSSAEDGTGFGLTIVRRIAEAHGWNVEIVDGEDGGARFEFTGVDIARE; translated from the coding sequence ATGGGGGAGGAGTTGTACCGCGGGATAGTCGAGGAATCGCCAGACATAGCTACGATCATCGACGCCGAGGGGACGATTACCTACATGAGTCCGTCGGTCCGACGGACGCTCGGCTACGAGCCCGAGGAACTCGTCGGCGAGGACGGATTCGAACTCCAGCATCCGGACCACCGGGAGAACGTCGCCGATGCGATAGCGGAAGTCACGACGAACCCCGAGGAGACGACGATAGTCGAAACACGGTTTCGTCGCGCCGACGGTTCGTGGTGCTGGATCGAGTCGACGCTGAAGAACCGGCTCGACGACGAGGACATCGGCGGAATCCTCGTGAGCAGTCGCGACATCTCCGAACGGAAGCGACAGGAACGGCGATACCAGGAGGTCGCCAGGGAGTACGAGACGCTCCTCGAGACCGTCGAGGACGGTATCTTCTTCCTCGACGTCGAGTCCTCCGAGGCGGGCCACACCTTCCGGTTCGAGCGCGTAAACAGGGCCTACGAGGAACAGACCGGCATCGATGCCGAGGACATGGAGGGGAGAACCCCGGTCGAGGTGTTCGGCGAGGACCTCGGGGGAGAACTGCAATCGAACTATCACCGGTGCGCCGTGGCCCGCGAGCCGATCACCTACCAGGAGGAGGTCCCCGTCGAGACGGGCGCGCGGTTCTGGCAGACGAACCTCGCACCGGTCCTCACGGACGGGGAGGTGACCCGAATCGTCGGCATCACGCGGAACGTCACCGAGCGCGTCGAGCGGGAACGACGGCTCGAAAACCAGACGGAACGGCTCGAGGAGTTCGCAAGCGTCGTCTCCCACGACCTGCGGAGCCCGCTCACCGTCGCGCAGGGACGGACGGAGCTTCTGGCCGAGGAGTACGACAGCGAGCACCTGCCAGCCATCAGGCAGTCCCTCGACCGGATGGCGGAGATCATCTCGGACACGCTCACCCTCGCCAGACAGGGCGAGGTCGTCGCGGACACCGAGCCGATAGCGCTCGTCAACATCGTCGGGTCGTGCTGGAAGGGCGTGTCGACGGACGAGGCGACCATCGAAATCGAGGACGAGGTCACCATCCACGGCGACCGGAGCCGGCTCCAGAACGTCTTCGAGAACCTCTTTCGGAACGCCGTCGAACACGGCGGACCCGACGTGACCGTCCGCGTCGGACGCATCGGCGACCGGGGCATCTACGTCGAGGACACCGGACCGGGAATCCCGGAGGGCGACAGGGAGACGGTCTTCGAACCCGGCCACTCGTCGGCGGAGGACGGCACCGGGTTCGGGCTGACGATAGTCAGGCGAATCGCGGAGGCGCACGGCTGGAACGTCGAAATCGTCGACGGGGAAGACGGCGGCGCACGCTTCGAGTTCACCGGCGTCGATATCGCCAGGGAGTGA
- a CDS encoding HD domain-containing protein, which produces MNAIKDSVHDWIPLGPVAADLVDTPALQRLRHIKQLSTVRLVYPSASHTRFEHSLGVYHLAREALRFLGVDGDRADHVRAAALLHDVGHGPYGHQTEDVIRRRTGRDHDEIGQLLHETELAGVLESHGLDPDRVADLVAGEGELGQLVSGELDVDRMDYLVRDAHHTGVPYGTIDHGRLLRALRYRDGRLVLAEGNVPTAESLLLARALMDGTVYRHHVSRIAGSMLERACERLLDGDVSVERFRRMADHDLLVALDESVPALGERLERRDLYKRAVWADLGRVPEAVTRMDRDDERAAAREIADAAGVARQSVLVDIPPRPALKESRTRVVVDDVVQRLEGASELVAALRRARRAQWCLGVYCPESALEAVETAAEDVLGVA; this is translated from the coding sequence ATGAACGCGATCAAGGACTCCGTCCACGACTGGATACCGCTGGGGCCGGTCGCCGCCGACCTGGTGGACACGCCGGCGCTCCAGCGACTCCGGCACATCAAGCAGCTCTCGACGGTCCGGCTGGTCTACCCCTCCGCTTCCCACACCCGCTTCGAGCACTCGCTTGGCGTCTATCACCTGGCCCGCGAGGCGCTGCGGTTCCTCGGGGTCGACGGCGACCGCGCCGACCACGTCCGGGCGGCCGCACTCCTGCACGACGTCGGTCACGGCCCCTACGGCCACCAGACCGAGGACGTCATCCGGAGACGGACCGGCCGCGACCACGACGAGATCGGGCAGTTGCTCCACGAGACGGAGCTGGCCGGTGTCCTCGAATCGCACGGACTCGACCCCGACCGCGTCGCCGACCTCGTGGCCGGCGAGGGCGAACTCGGCCAACTCGTCTCCGGCGAACTCGACGTCGACCGCATGGACTACCTCGTCCGGGATGCCCACCACACCGGCGTCCCCTACGGCACCATCGACCACGGCCGCCTGCTGCGAGCGCTGCGGTACCGGGACGGCCGGCTCGTGCTGGCGGAGGGCAACGTCCCGACCGCCGAGTCGCTGCTGCTGGCGCGGGCGCTGATGGACGGGACGGTCTACCGCCACCACGTCTCCCGCATCGCGGGGTCGATGCTGGAGCGGGCCTGCGAGCGACTGCTCGACGGCGACGTTTCCGTCGAGCGGTTCCGCCGGATGGCCGACCACGACCTGCTGGTCGCGCTCGACGAGTCGGTGCCGGCCCTCGGCGAGCGCCTCGAGCGCCGCGACCTCTACAAGCGGGCGGTGTGGGCCGACCTCGGTCGCGTTCCCGAGGCGGTGACCCGGATGGACCGCGACGACGAGCGGGCGGCGGCCCGCGAGATCGCCGACGCCGCCGGGGTCGCCCGCCAGTCGGTGCTGGTCGACATCCCGCCGCGGCCGGCGCTGAAGGAGTCCCGGACCCGGGTCGTCGTCGACGACGTCGTCCAGCGCCTCGAGGGAGCCTCCGAACTGGTCGCGGCCCTCCGGCGGGCCCGGCGCGCCCAGTGGTGCCTGGGCGTCTACTGTCCCGAATCGGCGCTGGAAGCGGTCGAGACGGCCGCCGAGGACGTTCTGGGCGTTGCCTGA
- a CDS encoding DUF6498-containing protein, giving the protein MPLPVSVLRGGVVAVVATNLVPVVGVVAAGWQPAVVLLVYLAELAAICLWAAVQTLFARKRPNNYLRRAVAGDRRRFELVGPLQTKRGASALPGPLPPVYLRNVPTFLAAVVIAPLVVGIGFVLVALTRPTITRSVASSFLLGGGAVFVGRSITVLGRFFRDGGYRDHSARSILLTPFRYLLVLGVLFVVFLGLESGIGGGPLVDPRTAVVGIAVAKLGYDVRALRIDRDPERRSWTAKLYGSRATEIEPEPVPTPTTSPSARFSADRSAAVADALRAGLRYVCWNGAPTAMVALLVGIGLIAGNRGIVLAAVGLAVLLGGVRSVTRYLRYGTVEYHCYTDRLVAFDRLLGEPQAKMATDAVTDVTVGHDRIDTRLGTETLDFEVIDPPEPPETKLFVPDPEEVETGDIADRDVPLTLRHVRDAEAVLDCLGLSEGT; this is encoded by the coding sequence GTGCCCCTCCCTGTGTCCGTTCTGCGAGGTGGGGTAGTCGCCGTCGTCGCTACCAACCTCGTTCCGGTCGTCGGCGTCGTCGCTGCCGGGTGGCAGCCGGCAGTCGTCCTGCTGGTGTATCTCGCGGAGCTCGCTGCTATCTGTCTGTGGGCCGCCGTGCAGACGCTGTTCGCCCGAAAGCGCCCGAACAACTACCTCAGGCGAGCGGTAGCCGGCGACCGACGACGGTTCGAACTGGTCGGCCCGCTGCAGACGAAGCGCGGTGCGAGCGCGCTCCCCGGACCCCTCCCGCCCGTGTATCTGCGGAACGTGCCCACGTTTCTCGCCGCGGTCGTAATCGCGCCGCTGGTCGTCGGCATCGGGTTCGTTCTCGTCGCGCTCACCCGGCCGACTATCACGCGGTCGGTCGCGTCGTCGTTCCTGCTCGGCGGCGGCGCCGTGTTCGTCGGACGTTCGATAACAGTCTTGGGTCGGTTCTTCCGGGACGGTGGCTACCGGGACCACTCGGCCCGGTCGATCCTCCTGACGCCGTTCAGGTATCTCCTGGTCCTGGGTGTGCTCTTCGTCGTCTTTCTGGGTCTCGAATCGGGGATCGGTGGCGGACCGCTCGTCGATCCGCGCACTGCCGTCGTCGGGATCGCGGTGGCCAAACTGGGATACGACGTTCGGGCGCTTCGGATCGACCGGGACCCCGAACGCCGAAGCTGGACCGCGAAACTGTACGGCAGTCGGGCGACGGAAATCGAGCCGGAGCCGGTCCCCACGCCGACCACCTCGCCGAGCGCGCGCTTCTCGGCGGATCGATCGGCCGCAGTCGCCGACGCCCTCCGTGCGGGTCTGCGATACGTCTGCTGGAACGGCGCCCCGACGGCGATGGTGGCTTTGCTCGTCGGCATCGGTCTCATCGCCGGTAACCGCGGCATCGTTCTCGCCGCCGTGGGCCTGGCCGTCCTGCTGGGTGGCGTCCGGTCGGTGACGCGGTATCTCCGCTACGGGACGGTCGAGTACCACTGTTATACCGATCGGCTCGTCGCGTTCGATCGGCTCCTCGGGGAGCCGCAGGCGAAAATGGCGACCGACGCAGTGACCGACGTAACCGTCGGACACGACCGGATCGACACCCGCCTCGGAACCGAGACGCTCGATTTCGAGGTGATCGACCCGCCCGAACCGCCGGAGACGAAGCTGTTCGTCCCGGACCCGGAGGAGGTCGAGACCGGCGATATCGCCGATCGGGACGTTCCGCTGACGCTCCGCCACGTACGTGACGCCGAGGCAGTACTCGACTGTCTCGGCCTCTCCGAGGGCACGTAG
- a CDS encoding twin-arginine translocation signal domain-containing protein codes for MNTNLQPSADESTGPSRSRRSVIKGSLGVAAATVGLPALGGVASAHFPTQLDIGIQPANAETFIDLQRHETVPVAVYPTTFLDGDGERTTFDPTERAVRYRFGSRHALADGAGARPLEDGEVTEVDDGHGEQREALRLEFPVGEAGFDGHEETGWLYWERDDSGEHGYSGVGPLRLYGAEPTDSDILELFERLLFRT; via the coding sequence ATGAACACGAACCTGCAGCCCTCGGCCGACGAGAGCACGGGTCCAAGCCGCTCGCGTCGAAGCGTGATCAAGGGATCGCTGGGAGTCGCGGCCGCGACGGTCGGACTACCGGCGCTGGGCGGCGTCGCCTCGGCGCACTTCCCGACACAACTGGACATCGGGATTCAGCCGGCGAACGCAGAGACCTTCATCGACCTGCAGCGACACGAGACCGTGCCGGTCGCCGTCTATCCGACGACCTTCCTGGACGGCGACGGCGAACGGACGACGTTCGACCCGACCGAGCGGGCGGTCCGTTACCGGTTCGGCTCCCGCCACGCCCTGGCCGACGGCGCCGGCGCCCGTCCCCTCGAGGACGGCGAGGTGACCGAGGTCGACGACGGCCACGGGGAACAGCGGGAGGCCCTCCGCCTGGAGTTCCCGGTTGGGGAGGCTGGATTCGACGGCCACGAGGAGACCGGCTGGCTCTACTGGGAACGGGACGACTCCGGCGAACACGGTTATTCGGGTGTCGGACCGCTCAGGCTCTACGGCGCGGAACCGACCGATTCGGACATCCTCGAACTCTTCGAGCGACTACTGTTTCGGACCTGA
- the cofD gene encoding 2-phospho-L-lactate transferase, with product MVTFLAGGTGTPKLLYGGESVFAPAETPVVCNTGDDVEMGGLFVSPDVDTVLFSEADRLDRERWWGIEGDTTETHDAVHALADAADLESGPRYLPDDAQTAGRDIARWRRFSGVAEFMELGDRDRAVHVTRTGLLDEGQTLTEATRTLADALGVERPVLPMSDDPVATIVHTDEGPMHFQAFWVHRRAEPAIEGVEFRGVERASPTDAVLTALEEPVVIGPSNPVTSLGPMLGMDAFRDALETTTVVAVSPFVEDRVFSGPAAKLMAATDREASTAGVAASYPFADAFVLDAADGTDLDRPVVRTDTELGRREDGRRVCRAVREALVRAGAEVP from the coding sequence ATGGTCACGTTCCTCGCCGGCGGGACGGGGACGCCGAAGCTCCTCTACGGGGGGGAGTCGGTCTTCGCCCCGGCGGAGACGCCCGTCGTCTGCAACACCGGCGACGACGTCGAGATGGGCGGGCTGTTCGTCTCTCCAGACGTCGATACGGTGCTGTTCTCCGAGGCCGACCGGCTGGACCGCGAGCGGTGGTGGGGCATCGAGGGGGACACGACGGAGACGCACGACGCCGTCCACGCGCTGGCCGACGCCGCCGATCTCGAATCGGGACCGCGCTATCTGCCAGACGACGCCCAGACCGCGGGCCGCGACATCGCCCGCTGGCGGCGCTTCTCGGGCGTGGCGGAGTTCATGGAACTGGGCGACCGCGACCGCGCCGTCCACGTCACCCGGACGGGGCTGCTCGACGAGGGCCAGACGCTGACCGAGGCGACCCGGACGCTGGCCGACGCCCTCGGCGTCGAGCGGCCCGTCCTGCCGATGAGCGACGACCCCGTGGCGACCATCGTCCACACCGACGAGGGGCCGATGCACTTCCAGGCGTTCTGGGTCCACCGCCGCGCCGAACCCGCCATTGAGGGCGTCGAGTTCCGCGGCGTCGAGCGCGCGAGTCCGACCGACGCGGTGCTGACCGCGCTGGAAGAGCCGGTCGTGATCGGGCCCTCCAACCCCGTCACGAGCCTCGGGCCGATGCTCGGGATGGACGCCTTTCGGGACGCCCTCGAGACGACGACGGTCGTCGCCGTCTCGCCGTTCGTCGAGGACCGCGTCTTCTCCGGGCCGGCCGCGAAGCTGATGGCGGCGACCGACCGCGAGGCCTCGACGGCCGGCGTCGCCGCGTCGTACCCCTTCGCGGACGCGTTCGTCCTCGATGCGGCCGACGGCACCGACCTCGACCGACCGGTCGTCCGGACCGACACCGAACTGGGGCGCCGCGAGGACGGGCGTCGCGTCTGTCGGGCGGTCCGGGAGGCCCTCGTTCGGGCCGGTGCGGAGGTGCCGTGA